AAGCCGGCCACGAACCCAACAGCTATGTATTCAGCTTTTTTCATTAATGTTTATTTCTTGAATAGGGATTTTATCGTATCGACGGCCTTCTCGGCAGCATCACCGGAAGAGGCGGAACCGGCTTCAGAGGATCCGCCGGAGGACTTTTTCATGAACCCTTCAAGGGCCCCTTTCGCTTTTTCTTCGACAACATTCTTAAGGTAGGGCTTGGCCACCTGCTTAAGGGTCTTTTCAAGACCGGTGAACTTGGGATTGTCCAGAGTCCCGGTAATGTCGAATTTGATCTTAAGGGGGTCTACCTGATTGAGCGCCTGGCAAAGAGCGGGCATGGGTATCATGCCTACTCGAGCTGACTTAGACCCTCCGGGTTTCAGCTCATGACCCGTAAGGGTAACCGCATTGCTCGAATCAAGCGATTCATTTACTATGACAGTATCGGACCTGAGGTCCAGAATACCCTTTTCTATGTCCACTGGAAGAGAATCCTTGTATATAAATCTTACCGCCTGAAGATCCACGTCCCTAGCACTAACGTCCAGATAGGTCCTCACGCCTTCGGAGACGATCCTGGTCGAATACTTCATCCTGAAACTTCCCGCCGGATCATCCCCCTTCTTGAGGGAACCCGAAAGATACAGGCTGTCAAAAATGGCGCCTTTTACGGGATCTACCGCTATACCGGAGAGGCTCACTCCCGCTTTCTCTACGCGTATCTTCTGCTCGCCTTCGGCGATCACGTTGATGCGCGCATCCTTGACCACAAGCTCCTTTATCCTCAACATATATTCGTCTTTACGGGTCTTGAACAGGACCTTTCTTCCTTTGGGCAGTTCAACCACTTCTGTGGTGACCCTCGCCCTGGTCTTTTTACCCTTTGCCGGGGTTTCCCTGGAGATGCGGCTTTTCACCATACTAAAGGCCCTGGTGAACCAGTCGGCTTTGGGCTTGGGGGCGAACCTTCGAAGCACGGAAGGCTTTTCCTCTATCTCCTCCTTCTCGGGACGGGCAATCTTAGTTACATTGAAACTCCCGTCGGGCTCGCCTTCCAGGTCAATGACCACCCCGGAAAGAGTGACGCCGGAAATGACCGCTCTTCTGGAAAGAAGGCCCAGAAAACTCAATCCCGCCGAAGCTCCGGAAATCTTGACCATAACTTTTTTATCGTCGTCAGGATCGTATACTTTAAGGTCCTTCATCGAAAAAGACAGTGTCAGCGGCCAGACGTTAATACTGCCGACCGTTATTTTCGTATCGGTGTTCTTGTCGATGATGTTTACTATGATCTTGCCCAGAAAGGGGCTCAGGATAAAGCCGAAAGCCAGGTGGAAGACCACCAGTATCGTGATAAGTATGGCTATGCCTTTTACGTTTATATATTTCATGGAACTGGGCTCCCATTCATCTTCTGTTGGCCAGAGAAACTATTTTACTTATGACTGGCAACTTCATGAACCATTTATAGAACTTGGTCTGCTTGAATTTATCGAAATACTTCTTTCGAAAGACCACTATACCCTTTTTCGACGCGAGATAGACCGGATAGGCCAGTACCCCGGAGACAACCAGCCCTCCTGTAACAAGCGTGTTGCCCAGATCAAGATACGCGATCACCGGCAGCGACGTCAGGATCCTCCAGACCCCGGAGAGGAACTTGAGATCGATAAGAAGAAGACCGCCCACCATATCGCTGATGCGGTACACTCCCAGGACATAAAAAAGCTTAAAAACGGGAAGAACGAGTATCGACGCCAGGCGGTTTATCCTGAAAATGAAAAAAAGCACGAAAAGAAGTATGGCCATGGGGCCGTTGAGCGGTATGAACCCGAAGAACATACCCATGACCACTCCCGCAGCAACTTCGCTTTCGGAAACATTGGAAG
The nucleotide sequence above comes from Candidatus Omnitrophota bacterium. Encoded proteins:
- a CDS encoding DUF748 domain-containing protein, with the protein product MKYINVKGIAILITILVVFHLAFGFILSPFLGKIIVNIIDKNTDTKITVGSINVWPLTLSFSMKDLKVYDPDDDKKVMVKISGASAGLSFLGLLSRRAVISGVTLSGVVIDLEGEPDGSFNVTKIARPEKEEIEEKPSVLRRFAPKPKADWFTRAFSMVKSRISRETPAKGKKTRARVTTEVVELPKGRKVLFKTRKDEYMLRIKELVVKDARINVIAEGEQKIRVEKAGVSLSGIAVDPVKGAIFDSLYLSGSLKKGDDPAGSFRMKYSTRIVSEGVRTYLDVSARDVDLQAVRFIYKDSLPVDIEKGILDLRSDTVIVNESLDSSNAVTLTGHELKPGGSKSARVGMIPMPALCQALNQVDPLKIKFDITGTLDNPKFTGLEKTLKQVAKPYLKNVVEEKAKGALEGFMKKSSGGSSEAGSASSGDAAEKAVDTIKSLFKK
- a CDS encoding TIGR03546 family protein, which codes for MLPLINLPVKIVKLFTSNVSESEVAAGVVMGMFFGFIPLNGPMAILLFVLFFIFRINRLASILVLPVFKLFYVLGVYRISDMVGGLLLIDLKFLSGVWRILTSLPVIAYLDLGNTLVTGGLVVSGVLAYPVYLASKKGIVVFRKKYFDKFKQTKFYKWFMKLPVISKIVSLANRR